The genomic interval acaaaaatacgTGCATATTTCTAACTCGACGGTGGGCAGAATGTTTATGTAATTACCGACACGTTCATAAGCGATGGGGTTTTGTCAGCAGGACAAGGGGCAAAGGACTCGGAGAAAGTGAGCAAGTAACTAGCAAAGAGCAGAGCAATTTATGTAAGTGCGAGATATTTTTATGTCCAGGCGAACCATTAAAATGTGCATAATGCAATCCCTTCCAGCACTTTGCATATACATTTTCACCGGCTGAGGCAAAAAGCGGCATAGCGGAAATGCAAGTCCAATAACAAGCGCAACCGAGAACGAAAGGGATTGGCAGGAGCTTAGTGGACATTGCATACACTGCTAGAAAGGGGGCTAcgaatttcattttcagtcATAAATTTGGTAATAAGCAGTAATAATTATTCTTGAAAATGCCTGACTGAAGAAGTCATTAGATATGATCACTTTAAAGCCTAgttatatatttcattaggCAATATTATTCTCGCATTCCTTTTGTATCCCTaacccttttttattttacgtAGCCCCAAATAGCTTATTTTTCGAGTGCCCACACTTGCAATGCCAATGTGAATGAACGCACATCCTGCTGCGtctgtggctgtgtgtgtgtactaGGGTATACGAGAGGTCGGAAGGGAGAGGGACAGCGTTACAGTAACGGTAACGGAAGCAACGAACGCAAACATCATCCTGCATTCTGCATCGCCGAAGCTTGCCCCTTTCTCTGTCCCTCTCCCTCGCAGAGAAGAGAAAGTCGgagagagcgggagagcgcTGCGCCTGCCCCTAGAGAGTACCGTTGTTTCTAGCGTTATATAGAGCTTTGCGGAAACTGCActcgtgtgcgtgtgtttgtgggGGTCCTACTTTTAGGCACTGATAAAGGCAAATTTACATACGCCGAAATGCCCCACCGCCCCAAGACTCCCGCCCACTTGGTTTCGGCCACGGCTTTTGGCTTCTTATGTGTcgccgatgccgatgccgttTAAAATGTAGGTTACACACAGCGAAAGAGGACCCGCAGACGCACACAAATCACATTCACACAAAAACATTCGCACACATTCacagcgagagagagagaatgAGAGAGTGGCGCACACATGCACGTGTATACGTACATGCAATATATTTTAGCACTTTCCGTTTTCCCTTCGGAACGTGTCCTGCTCTAAGGTAATAAaagttttacaatttttcggttacatacacacacacacacctatcTATATGTGTTCgcgtgtgtgtttggcttTTGTCTTTCACTGGGCTCCCAAGTCAGCTGGGCCTTACAGATTTTGATTCCCACAAATTCAAAGTTACGGACTCCGTGACCCgtaaaagtatgctacaaaaaCGAACTATTCGCCAGCTTTACGAGAGATTAAAACGTGAGAAAATTAAAACGCGTTTTTGGCAAACTTTAGAGGAGGGATCataaataagaaatagttTCACCTTTCAGTTTATTTCCAtgaattttgtaaataaatggtTTCTAAAAATTACACACAAGTTACTATTTATTTACTCTTTTGGGGATTCGTACTTGCTAATTTCCAAACATTAAATGATGTGAATTTAGATTCTCCAACTAACATTGTGATTATCTATACTAAATCGTTTAATTAAATCTTGCTAAATTTCACTCTTAGAAATCATACTGCTCTCAAGTAACTGCTTTAAAGAATTTGATTAATTTCCATATCTATATTCAATCTCTTCAATTGCTCCATGTTcaaataacacaaaaatgaTACCTAGATTGATTTGGattcatttacaaaaaatcCTTCCACAAAGAAGCACTTGTTCGTTGctcaaaatgcaattttcgtTCCACGTCAATATCCAATTACACCTTAAGAGGCATTCAAGGTCTTCTAGCATCCTGCTGCTTGTGCTTTTCCACGAACataatttatattgtttttgttgactTTTTGATGACCGACTGTGTGAGTTGGTGAGCGGCGGAATAGAGAAAATGTAACAACTGTGACAAGGGCAGGACATGCTCCTCTAGGCCCATAATACTATACAGATTTGAACcaaaaacacatacatatacatacatatatgtagctgttggcatatatatgtatgtattgtattgtagtacctatgtatatgtacatgttCGTCTGGGAgttcttgtttttgtgtggGGATTCTAAAGGGCCTGCCAAACAGCCAATCAGGAACCAATCAGCGATAAATCAAAGTTTGATTTCACTTTCAGCAATGTTTCTACCTTTTTTCGGACTGCTTTTCCACCTGCTGTCAATTACCGAAACATTGTGTTTTCGCCTATCGAATTGAAACTTTCACATAATTCGCCCAACTTGGCTCTTTAAACATTTAACTTTTGCCAATTTGGCGCAggcaaaactttttgcctcactggcacgcacacacaagcactattcgtttaatttttaatgcacttttaaTTGCGTTTTCTTTCACGGCGCACTTGTACGGTTTGCAGTGCATTAATCCACGTCTTACAACATTCCCAGATATCTGTGTGTTGTCTAGTTCTTGctggtataaaaaaaaaccaagcgTTTTGGGAATCGAACTTGTGCGATTGGCGAACTTAACGGTACTGAGCCGAACCTACAGCTGTAACGGTAAAGAACGATGTGTGggcgaggacgacgacgacgacgatgctGCTCCTTTGGTGGTTGCTTGACATCTGTTCGGGGTCCTTTTGGGATCTCGTGCTGTCCGACTATCGCCTCGTAGGAAGGAGAGCGGACCAATGCAGCAAAACTTGGCGTAGGTTCAAGCTCCGACGAGGGGGTGAGACTTTATGTCGCTGACCAGgacacagagagaaaagagAGAGCCGAGAGAGTCTGTGCTTCCTAACTTGTCAGCTGtttggcaaatttaaaaatagaattttgcCATAGATCCCTAGACACGGTTTCAACTTTTTTCCTGAGGGAACTTGTTATATTcattttgattatttgttGAGAGgtattgtattatatttaaagcTTAACTATACCAGAAAGAAGTGCATcctcttttattatttaacaacgacaactatttttaattcTCAGTGATGATCACTACGGTCACACTAGATGTAGAAGGTATCGCTAAAACCGTGTACACCCTGTGCTAGCAAAAAAGTTATTGTTAtcgatatttaaaatattaatacaaaatCAACCTTATCTCAAAAACAAAtctcaaacaaaaaatttagaCCACATGATATTGATAACAATTAAGAAGCAATTATTGCTTTagtgaacaaaaacaagtttttaattttaacaaagATATTTTCTAAGCACAACGTATATAAACGTAAGAAATACGTAACGAAGTACatagcaaataaaatattacaatacaaaaacaaaacaatgtTGATAAGCTCGTTTTACAAACGAGAAAGCTCTTCAACCGATGAATACCGATGTTTTTCACGGCGGCGTTATCTCCTCACCCATAGAAAGTTGTTGTTAAGGCAGTCCGACTATTGAGCCGGCAGAACAGTTTAATTCTTCGAAAAGATAGGTAGTTAAGTAAAGTCGGGATTAACTAATATTCCAGACAATTCTCTGGTGAATTCTCAAGAATGCAAGTGTTTTTAGCCTTAGCCCTGCTCGCAGGCTTGGCTTTCTCGGGTGAGTTATAGACGCTAGAATGCAAAAGAGTTTAGCCAAACAAAGAATAATTGTTTCTGCGTTTGTGTGCGCTTTAAACTAATGCACACATATTAAAACAATCGAGGTTATCGTCTTAGCATTGAAAACTTTACCTTATCTTTGTTGTTGAAATTAGGTATATATAAACAAAGAAAGGAATCTTTTTTCTTGACTTTTAAGTTTAAACAAATCAGCTTAATTTGATTtctaaataatttaaataatattccGTCCAAAGGGAAAGTACTGCTTTTTTGACCGCGACTGTgtataagtatatatacaaatgtacgtacatatgtacacagtataTACGCAATGGCGTGAGCTTGAACCGCGATGGCTGCCCTTTACCGTTTCTTATTGTTAAATTCCCGCTCATTTCTCATCTGAATCTCTCCACACTTTCGCCAACGAAAATAGCTAATGCCACGAATCCGCCGAAATGGGATCCAAACTACATAGTCAAGGGAACCCTGTACATTCCGTACGCCGAGATTGCCGAACCCTTCTACGCCTGGTATGACAAGAATACGAAGCGATCCCGCATCGATTACTACGGCGGAATGGTAAAGACGTACCAGCTGGCTGGCGAGGGTCAGTTCGGAACACTGCTGAAGCTGGCACCGATTACCACCAAGACGGAGAACAACAAGCTGACCTGTCTGCAGGTGAATGGCACCGCCGACCAGACTGTCGATATTCAGAGCATCCTGCCCGATGCGAAACCCTTCAGCCTGGTGGGCACCGAATCCTTTTTGGGCTACACCTGCGACAAGTTTCGCCTGGAGTCGACCATTGGCCAGAAGAAGAACGTCTATACGCTGTGGGTGCGGTACAAGAAGTCGCCTCATTATCCCTCCAGCCGCATGCCCATTCCCGTGCGCTACGAAATGAGGGGCTACAACACCCTGCTAGGATCCCATTACGATCATTACTACTTGGACTACGACAGCTACGAGCACGATGATATCCCCAACGAAGTGTTCGAGATCGATGACAGCCTGCAGTGCGTCGGATTCCCCGGACCCGGCACGGGCCACTATGCCACCTTCAATCCCATGCAGGAGTTCATAGCCGGAACCGATGAGCATGTGGACAAGGCATTCCACCACTTCAAGCGGAAGCACGGAGTTGCGTATCCCAGCGAAACGGAACACGAGCATCGCAAGAACATCTTCCGTCAGAACCTGCGCTACATCCACTCCAAAAATCGGGCCAAACTGACCTACACGCTGGCCGTTAATCACTTGGCCGACAAAACCGAAGAGGAGTTGAAGGCACGACGCGGCTACAGATCATCGGGCATTTACAACACCGGCAAGCCGTTCCCCTACGATGTGCCCAAGTACCAGGACGAGATTCCCGACCAGTACGATTGGCGGCTATACGGCGCTGTCACTCCGGTGAAAGGTGGGTTCTTAAATCCTCGAAGTTCTGAAACTCCTTTTAAATCGTAAACTCCCCTTAGATCAATCTGTGTGCGGATCGTGTTGGTCGTTCGGTACCATTGGACACCTGGAGGGCGCGTTCTTCCTGAAAAACGGCGGCAATCTGGTCCGGCTTTCCCAACAGGCGCTTATTGACTGCTCGTGGGCGTATGGCAACAATGGCTGCGATGGTGGCGAGGACTTCCGCGTGTACCAGTGGATGCTGCAGTCCGGCGGAGTGCCCACGGAGGAGGAGTATGGTCCCTATCTGGGCCAGGATGGCTACTGTCACGTCAACAACGTCACCCTGGTGGCACCCATTAAGGGATTCGTCAATGTGACCTCCAACGATCCGAATGCCTTCAAGCTGGCCCTGCTCAAGCACGGACCTCTGTCGGTGGCTATTGATGCTTCTCCAAAGACATTTAGCTTCTACTCGCACGGAGTCTACTATGAGCCAACGTGCAAGAACGATGTAGATGGACTGGATCACGCCGTCCTGGCCGTGGGCTATGGCTCCATCAATGGCGAGGACTACTGGCTGGTGAAGAACTCGTGGTCCACTTACTGGGGCAACGATGGCTACATCCTGATGTCGGCAAAGAAGAACAATTGCGGTGTTATGACCATGCCCACCTACGTGGAGATGTAGATAATCCCGCTCccacattattttatttttgtatactcttttttattttcacgcCCCAAGGGCGCTAAATATGCAATACATTTCATGAACTCTTTTGTAATAAAAGTCTTTCGAATCTTATCGCTACTCCGCTTGGTCGGAGATGGAGCTAAGTTTAGCTTGGGCAATTATCTGCGCTGTCTATGGTGTTTCTTAAGTTATTCCATGCGCCCGATAAGCCTAGAAGACAATGACCAGTGTCCAGTTGAACTTTGCGCAAGTTGCGACAGTTTTATGCGAACCGGGGTCTTTGCCATTTGTAGTGCAAATCATTCTCTGGATTTTAGAATTGTAATCATGAAGTAAACTAAACTggttaaatataaatataattagttCAACAgggctttgtttgttttttgatcCGTGCCATGTTCCTGCTAAaagaatattaattttttaaacaaatatgtttacATTTCGTCCCTTACATTTAATAGGACAACAAATTGTCTCAACTCCTACCCTATATTCCTATCTtaatatttctaaatttttttttttttatatatatatttataagttagacaatttatacatttatatctatgcttttataatgaaccaataattaaataattctaACCTTAAATCCATCTTTGAAGGATGAAACGTCGCATCCCTGGAATAGCGCCAATTGGTATTTTTCTGCTATCGATTGATGGTCAGTCGATGTAGCTTAgctatttgttttaaaaagcATTTGTTTGAAATCTAATAAGGAACCCCAGTCATGGAGGACTTGGTGAAGATGTGCCGTGTGTGCATGGGCGAGTCGGAGGACATGTTGGACATCTACGACAACAAGAGCTTGGGGGACAAACTAAGCGCCGATCTAAAGAAAACCAAGGAGCCGGAGCCCACGCCGGCTGATCTGCTGAAGAACTGCAGTGACTATCCAGTGGCATCCGGGGATGGCTTTCCCCTGAAGGTGTGCGAGCCGTGCCTGATAAAATTACGGGAGGCCATGAGATTCAAGAGGCGCTACACAAGGACCATGGAATACGTAGCGCGCGTAAAGAAGGAGCAAATCGACCAGGAGACCTGCGATCTCCTGGAGGCCGAGGATTGGGATCTCGTGGAGCGCATCAAGAGCGAAGACGAGGAGGAGAACGAGGACGACCTGCAGCCGAAAATGAAGAAACGCAATGAGGTGGATAAAGAGCGGCCCTTCAAGTGCCCAGACTGCCAGAAAAACTTCACCGGCAAGGCCCAGTTGACCATGCACAGTCGCATCCACGGCAAGAGATCCACTAGGCCCAAACGAAGAACTCTTAAATAGTCTTAGGGATCTCAGCCGCTCGATAAACGCTTGGCAAAATGCACCCAACTACCAAATAGTTATTAATCATCTTGTTAAAAAcactttcaatatttttataaaatagaAACAAGTTAGGGACTAAACTAATACTTAATTAGGGGCTGGtgttaaaaacaatttgatgtacatatattgACATTGGCTAACATTGATATAGACATAAATAATGCTTCTTCCATTGATAATCggattgatttatttataatatgcAGCTTAGATTGGAAGTCTTTGGAAGGAAACAGAACAATAGTATCAGAGATTCTTAAAAGAAGGAGTCATGTGGGTATTGACATATAACATCTAAAGTTTTTATATAATAGAAAACCcttattatttactttttactgGCCTACCTTACAAATGTACAAATTCCTTTAAGAAATCGATTATCTcatgaaatgaaaatacgTAACTATTTAAAGCtaactattttttgttttttggctgCTGATCCGGGTCTTTTTTCCGGTGTGTATTGTCATATGTCGCTGGAGGCCGTTTTGTTGCTTGAAGCTATACCGACAAATGGAACATTTGTACGGATGCTCGCCGGTGTGAGTCCGGGTGTGGACCTGCAGTTGGCCGACTTGCCGGAATCGTTTAGGGCATTTCGGACATTCAAAGGGTCGCTCGCCGGTGTGGCAGCGTGTGTGGCTCTGAAGGTTGCCCTTCTGGGCAAAGGATCGCGGACATTGGGAGCACTTGTAGGGACGCTCGCCTGTATGTACTCGCATGTGAATCTGTAGGTTAATTTTTTGGGCGAAGGTTTGCTTGCACTGCTGGCACCGAAATGGTCTGCCAACCTTTTTCGATTTGCGTTGCTTTGGTCCATTCCAGGTTTTATCTTCCTGGTCATCA from Drosophila yakuba strain Tai18E2 chromosome 3L, Prin_Dyak_Tai18E2_2.1, whole genome shotgun sequence carries:
- the LOC6534062 gene encoding uncharacterized protein LOC6534062, yielding MEDLVKMCRVCMGESEDMLDIYDNKSLGDKLSADLKKTKEPEPTPADLLKNCSDYPVASGDGFPLKVCEPCLIKLREAMRFKRRYTRTMEYVARVKKEQIDQETCDLLEAEDWDLVERIKSEDEEENEDDLQPKMKKRNEVDKERPFKCPDCQKNFTGKAQLTMHSRIHGKRSTRPKRRTLK
- the LOC6534061 gene encoding digestive cysteine proteinase 1, with protein sequence MQVFLALALLAGLAFSANATNPPKWDPNYIVKGTLYIPYAEIAEPFYAWYDKNTKRSRIDYYGGMVKTYQLAGEGQFGTLLKLAPITTKTENNKLTCLQVNGTADQTVDIQSILPDAKPFSLVGTESFLGYTCDKFRLESTIGQKKNVYTLWVRYKKSPHYPSSRMPIPVRYEMRGYNTLLGSHYDHYYLDYDSYEHDDIPNEVFEIDDSLQCVGFPGPGTGHYATFNPMQEFIAGTDEHVDKAFHHFKRKHGVAYPSETEHEHRKNIFRQNLRYIHSKNRAKLTYTLAVNHLADKTEEELKARRGYRSSGIYNTGKPFPYDVPKYQDEIPDQYDWRLYGAVTPVKDQSVCGSCWSFGTIGHLEGAFFLKNGGNLVRLSQQALIDCSWAYGNNGCDGGEDFRVYQWMLQSGGVPTEEEYGPYLGQDGYCHVNNVTLVAPIKGFVNVTSNDPNAFKLALLKHGPLSVAIDASPKTFSFYSHGVYYEPTCKNDVDGLDHAVLAVGYGSINGEDYWLVKNSWSTYWGNDGYILMSAKKNNCGVMTMPTYVEM